A single region of the Geobacillus subterraneus genome encodes:
- a CDS encoding response regulator, translated as MKTRIAIIDDHQLFREGIKRILEFEGDFEVVAEGSDGCEALSIVEEHRPDLVLMDINMPDTNGVEATKQLIEAYPDTKVVVLSIHDDENYVMRALQTGATGYLLKEMDADTLIEAVKIVAEGGSYLHPKVTHNLIREYRRLTSERGGGVAVKQEVRRPLHLLTRRECEVLQLLADGKSNRAIGETLYISEKTVKNHVSSILQKLNVNDRTQAVVVAIKNGWVEVR; from the coding sequence ATGAAAACACGCATCGCCATTATTGATGACCACCAGCTGTTCCGCGAAGGCATTAAGCGCATTTTAGAGTTTGAGGGCGATTTTGAAGTCGTGGCCGAAGGGAGCGATGGGTGCGAAGCGCTTTCGATCGTCGAAGAGCACCGGCCGGATCTGGTGCTGATGGATATTAACATGCCCGACACGAACGGGGTCGAGGCGACAAAACAGCTGATTGAGGCGTATCCCGATACGAAAGTCGTCGTCCTATCGATCCATGACGATGAAAACTATGTCATGCGCGCCTTGCAGACGGGGGCTACTGGATATTTGCTCAAAGAAATGGATGCCGACACACTCATTGAAGCGGTGAAAATCGTCGCTGAAGGCGGCTCGTACTTGCATCCGAAAGTGACGCACAATTTGATCCGCGAATACCGACGCCTGACGTCGGAAAGAGGCGGCGGCGTAGCGGTCAAACAAGAAGTGCGCCGTCCGCTCCATTTATTGACGCGGCGCGAATGCGAAGTGCTCCAGCTGCTGGCTGACGGCAAAAGCAACCGCGCCATCGGCGAAACGCTCTACATTAGCGAAAAAACGGTGAAAAACCATGTCAGCAGCATCCTGCAAAAGTTAAACGTTAACGACCGGACGCAAGCGGTTGTTGTGGCGATCAAAAACGGCTGGGTCGAAGTGCGCTAA